A region of bacterium CG_4_10_14_0_2_um_filter_33_32 DNA encodes the following proteins:
- a CDS encoding rod shape-determining protein RodA, whose amino-acid sequence MFDFKKLKSLDWVLISVTILVFAMGIIVIYSTTSSSAGFDVARNQIINGVIGFLLMIFIAFLDYRSFKSFTHVMYAVTVGLLLYVLVTGKISHGATRWIDLGFFQLQPSEIAKFVMVVVLAKYFSKKGERMADFFSIIVSLIYIGIPVLLVMAQPDLGTAMVLMAIWLGMILATQVRKIYMLGLGLFTLISMPFVFNFLKDYQKKRILIFLNPGSDPQGAGYNVLQSTISIGSGKLFGRGLGHGPQSQLKFLPERYTDFAFAVLGEELGLAGGIILLALFVVMIVRILRVAKLSSDAFGSYLAIGVAVWIIFQIFINMGMNIGIAPITGVPLPLVSFGGSSVIAILFSFGLLQSVLIRNKKLNFRG is encoded by the coding sequence ATGTTTGATTTTAAAAAATTAAAGAGTTTAGACTGGGTTTTAATATCTGTCACAATCCTAGTATTTGCGATGGGTATTATTGTAATTTACAGCACTACGTCTAGTAGCGCTGGTTTTGATGTAGCAAGAAATCAGATAATAAACGGGGTAATTGGTTTTCTTTTGATGATTTTTATTGCTTTCTTAGACTACCGTTCTTTTAAGTCTTTTACTCATGTAATGTATGCAGTAACTGTTGGTCTATTGTTATATGTTCTAGTTACTGGAAAAATATCACATGGAGCTACGCGTTGGATTGATTTAGGTTTTTTTCAGCTTCAGCCATCTGAAATAGCTAAATTTGTGATGGTTGTTGTGCTAGCTAAATATTTTTCTAAAAAAGGGGAGAGGATGGCTGATTTTTTCTCAATTATTGTTTCTCTAATCTATATAGGAATACCTGTATTATTAGTTATGGCTCAGCCAGATTTAGGGACTGCGATGGTTCTTATGGCTATTTGGTTGGGTATGATATTAGCAACGCAAGTAAGAAAAATTTACATGTTAGGGTTAGGTTTGTTTACACTAATATCTATGCCTTTTGTTTTTAATTTTCTAAAAGACTATCAGAAAAAAAGAATATTAATATTTTTGAATCCCGGCAGTGATCCGCAGGGAGCTGGATATAATGTTTTGCAGTCTACAATATCTATTGGCTCAGGAAAATTGTTCGGCAGGGGATTAGGTCATGGTCCACAAAGTCAATTGAAATTTTTGCCAGAACGTTATACGGATTTTGCTTTCGCTGTGTTAGGTGAAGAACTGGGACTTGCGGGAGGTATTATACTTTTAGCTCTTTTTGTTGTAATGATAGTCAGAATATTAAGAGTTGCTAAACTTTCATCAGATGCATTTGGGAGCTATTTAGCCATAGGTGTAGCTGTTTGGATAATATTTCAGATATTTATAAATATGGGCATGAATATAGGCATAGCACCAATAACAGGCGTACCTTTGCCTCTTGTAAGTTTCGGCGGTAGTTCGGTAATTGCTATACTTTTTTCTTTCGGTTTACTGCAAAGTGTTTTGATAAGGAATAAAAAGCTTAAC
- a CDS encoding isoleucine--tRNA ligase: MAFKKVDPKVDLVKLEHKIIDFWTRKDILSKYLRKNDSSSEIFSFLDGPITANNPMGVHHAWGRTYKDLWQRYNSMKGKKQKYQNGFDCQGLWVEVEVEKELGFKTKKDIEDYGIDRFVNKCKERVYKYSKIQTEQSKRLGYFADWENSYYTMSDENNYMIWFFLKKCHEKGYLYKGHDVVPWCLRCGTAISQHEILTEEYKEMIHQSVYVKLPIKNRKGEFFLVWTTTPWTLTSNIALAINPELTYVKIKTGKEIYYLSKETLSIIEDEYDILEEIKGDKLLDIEYEGPFDELEVQRGVLHKTIFWEEVGEEEGTGIVHIAPGCGEEDFRLSVEHSLKVIAPLDDAGNYISGFGELSGKNVKDVTEAIFENLKKKNKIFRIHNYTHRYPTCWRCKEELIFRLVDEWYIGMDKKDPEDKEKRTLREQMIDIAKKIKWIPLFGLDRELDWLSNMHNWLISKKRYWGLALPIYECDCGNFEVIGSKEELKEKAVSGWDKFERNTPHRPWIDEVKIKCSKCKKEISRITDVGNPWLDAGIVPYSTIAKSNQGEPLYKQDKKEWMKWVPVDFITESFPGQFKNWFYALIAMSTVMEGIKPYKTVLGYASVRDEKGEEMHKSKGNAIWFDDAAEEIGVDVMRWMYARHNPVFNLSFGYHAASDIRRKILTLWNVYSFFSTYVSIDNWDPDIESQEIEKDSVLDKWIISELHLLLEYAEKELDNFRVHTLMERLEKFIDDLSTWYVRRSRRRFWKSEDDQDKKQAYETLYEVLVNLSKVLAPIIPHLSEEIYQNLVSGRKGEPESVHLSKWPKADPGKIDKKISEEINNVREVVNQGLSQRAEKGIKVRQPLAKALIESTSEIQNEFLSLIREELNVKDIVVKEGKETKVELDTKITPKLEKEGLARELVRTIQSMRKKAEFNVEDRIIIYYSTDSNLLKDTIKEHSTGVYNIGKETLGEEIIEGREKVDFDSEFSISQEKIWIGIEKIKK; the protein is encoded by the coding sequence GCAAAGATATAATTCTATGAAAGGAAAAAAACAAAAGTATCAGAATGGATTTGACTGTCAGGGTTTATGGGTGGAGGTGGAGGTAGAAAAAGAATTAGGTTTTAAAACGAAAAAAGATATTGAGGATTATGGTATTGATAGATTTGTCAACAAATGCAAGGAAAGAGTTTATAAATATTCCAAAATTCAAACAGAACAATCAAAAAGACTAGGCTATTTTGCAGATTGGGAAAATTCTTATTACACCATGTCGGATGAAAACAACTATATGATTTGGTTTTTTCTTAAAAAATGTCATGAAAAAGGATATTTATACAAAGGCCATGATGTTGTGCCTTGGTGTTTAAGATGTGGAACTGCTATTTCTCAACATGAAATTTTGACCGAAGAATACAAAGAAATGATTCATCAGTCGGTTTATGTAAAATTACCGATAAAAAACAGAAAAGGAGAATTTTTTCTTGTTTGGACGACAACTCCATGGACTCTAACATCTAATATTGCTTTGGCTATTAACCCAGAACTTACATATGTAAAAATAAAAACTGGCAAAGAAATCTATTATCTTTCAAAAGAGACCCTTTCTATTATTGAGGATGAGTATGATATTCTGGAAGAAATTAAGGGTGATAAACTTTTGGATATTGAATATGAGGGACCTTTTGATGAGCTAGAAGTTCAAAGAGGGGTTTTACATAAAACTATTTTTTGGGAAGAGGTTGGCGAAGAAGAAGGCACAGGGATTGTTCATATAGCCCCAGGCTGTGGAGAAGAGGATTTTAGATTATCAGTAGAGCATTCATTGAAAGTTATCGCACCTTTAGATGATGCCGGAAATTATATTTCAGGATTTGGGGAGCTTTCGGGTAAAAACGTTAAAGATGTTACTGAGGCAATATTTGAGAATCTAAAAAAGAAGAATAAAATATTCAGGATTCATAATTATACCCATCGCTACCCGACATGCTGGCGCTGCAAAGAAGAGCTTATTTTTCGTCTGGTTGATGAATGGTATATTGGAATGGACAAAAAAGACCCAGAAGACAAAGAGAAGAGAACTTTGAGAGAACAAATGATTGATATTGCCAAAAAAATCAAATGGATTCCTCTCTTTGGTTTAGATCGAGAGCTTGATTGGCTTTCAAATATGCACAATTGGCTCATTTCTAAAAAAAGATACTGGGGATTGGCGCTTCCGATTTATGAATGTGACTGTGGAAATTTTGAAGTTATCGGTTCAAAAGAAGAACTGAAGGAAAAAGCTGTTTCCGGTTGGGATAAATTTGAAAGAAATACTCCACATAGGCCATGGATCGACGAAGTGAAAATAAAATGCTCTAAATGTAAAAAAGAAATCTCTAGAATAACCGATGTGGGTAACCCCTGGCTTGATGCCGGAATTGTTCCTTACTCTACTATAGCAAAAAGCAACCAAGGAGAACCTCTCTACAAGCAAGATAAAAAAGAATGGATGAAATGGGTGCCGGTTGATTTTATAACAGAAAGCTTTCCCGGCCAATTCAAAAATTGGTTCTATGCTTTAATCGCTATGAGTACGGTTATGGAAGGTATAAAACCCTACAAAACAGTTTTAGGCTATGCTTCAGTTCGTGACGAAAAAGGTGAAGAAATGCATAAATCTAAGGGTAATGCTATTTGGTTTGATGATGCAGCCGAAGAAATAGGCGTTGATGTTATGCGCTGGATGTATGCCAGACATAATCCTGTTTTTAATCTTAGTTTTGGCTATCATGCAGCTTCTGATATCAGAAGGAAGATTTTAACTCTTTGGAATGTATATTCATTTTTTTCAACTTATGTATCTATAGATAATTGGGATCCCGATATCGAGAGTCAGGAAATAGAAAAAGATTCAGTTTTAGATAAATGGATTATTTCAGAATTGCATTTGTTGCTAGAATATGCAGAAAAGGAGCTTGATAATTTTAGGGTTCATACTTTGATGGAGCGGTTGGAGAAGTTTATCGATGATTTATCTACCTGGTATGTTAGGAGATCTAGAAGACGATTCTGGAAATCAGAAGATGATCAAGATAAAAAGCAAGCTTATGAAACTTTGTATGAAGTTCTGGTTAATCTATCAAAGGTACTTGCGCCAATCATTCCTCATCTTTCTGAGGAGATTTATCAAAATCTTGTTTCGGGAAGAAAGGGAGAGCCGGAAAGTGTTCATTTATCAAAATGGCCCAAAGCGGATCCAGGGAAAATAGACAAAAAAATATCAGAAGAGATTAATAATGTTAGAGAAGTGGTTAATCAAGGTCTCTCACAGCGTGCGGAAAAAGGAATAAAAGTAAGACAACCATTGGCAAAAGCTCTTATTGAGTCAACATCTGAAATTCAAAATGAGTTCTTGAGTCTTATTCGAGAAGAGCTTAATGTAAAAGATATCGTTGTCAAAGAGGGTAAAGAGACTAAAGTTGAGCTTGATACAAAAATAACCCCTAAGCTAGAAAAAGAAGGTTTGGCTAGAGAATTGGTTAGAACTATTCAATCTATGAGAAAGAAGGCGGAATTTAATGTCGAAGACAGGATAATTATATATTATTCTACTGATAGTAATTTACTAAAGGATACCATAAAAGAGCATTCTACAGGGGTGTATAATATCGGGAAAGAAACTTTAGGCGAAGAAATAATAGAAGGTAGAGAAAAGGTTGATTTTGATAGTGAATTTAGTATCAGCCAAGAAAAAATCTGGATCGGCATAGAAAAAATAAAAAAATAG